The proteins below come from a single Gemmatimonadota bacterium genomic window:
- a CDS encoding sulfatase-like hydrolase/transferase, whose amino-acid sequence MRIVFFDIDSLRPDHLGCYGYGRPTSPAIDAIAAQGMRFDRYYCADSPCMPSRHGWITGRFGINNGVVTHGGPASKLHILEQRYGGPDERNQLVQRKLRQHGFDTICFSNFPTRHCATWFGLGWSEFHSPNLKTGSETADEVNEAVLRWIAANRGRDDFFLYINYWDPHRVYEAPRDGYDRMAAHPPAVDWPDGEAIRGHQDIDGWFTASHLFPGDRPSPTPNMPDAIRNTDDLNHMVTGYDAEIRYTDHHVQQVLDALGDLNDTAVIISADHGEAMGEHGIYGDHVCADECIHRIPLVIKWPGVTPPGSTCGDLLYNVDLSATLIELAGGEVPEYFDGRSFAEGLATGQCRQHDYLVWGHGLYTLQRAVRTPDHLMIRTYDDFGYRFEPVALYDMGNDPYQTRNLADDEPEILHRMDHYLSEWLHEQRVKPYAIPDPMEVVWQERQTP is encoded by the coding sequence TTGCGCATCGTCTTCTTCGATATCGACAGTCTGAGGCCCGACCACCTGGGTTGCTACGGTTACGGCCGGCCGACCTCCCCCGCCATCGACGCGATCGCCGCGCAGGGCATGCGGTTCGACCGGTACTACTGCGCGGACTCCCCCTGCATGCCGTCGAGGCACGGTTGGATCACCGGCCGTTTCGGAATTAACAACGGCGTGGTGACCCACGGCGGTCCCGCATCGAAGCTGCATATCCTGGAACAGCGGTACGGCGGGCCCGACGAGCGGAACCAGCTGGTGCAGAGAAAACTGCGCCAGCACGGATTCGATACCATCTGCTTTTCCAATTTCCCTACCCGGCACTGCGCGACCTGGTTCGGGCTGGGCTGGTCGGAGTTCCATTCGCCCAACCTGAAGACTGGATCGGAGACGGCGGACGAAGTCAACGAGGCCGTGCTTCGATGGATCGCCGCGAATCGCGGCCGGGACGATTTCTTTTTGTACATCAACTACTGGGACCCGCACCGGGTCTACGAAGCGCCCCGCGACGGTTACGACCGCATGGCAGCCCATCCGCCGGCGGTGGACTGGCCGGACGGCGAAGCAATCCGCGGCCACCAGGACATCGACGGGTGGTTTACCGCTTCACATCTCTTTCCCGGGGACAGGCCCAGCCCCACGCCGAACATGCCGGACGCCATCCGGAACACGGACGACCTGAATCACATGGTGACCGGATACGACGCGGAGATCCGGTACACCGACCATCACGTTCAGCAAGTGCTGGACGCCCTGGGCGATCTGAACGACACGGCGGTCATCATCTCGGCGGATCACGGCGAGGCCATGGGGGAGCACGGCATCTACGGCGACCACGTGTGCGCCGACGAATGCATACACCGTATCCCGCTGGTCATCAAATGGCCGGGGGTCACGCCGCCCGGATCCACCTGCGGCGATCTACTGTATAACGTGGATCTGAGCGCGACGCTGATCGAACTGGCCGGGGGCGAGGTGCCGGAATACTTCGACGGGCGGTCCTTCGCGGAAGGACTCGCCACCGGACAGTGCCGCCAGCACGACTACCTGGTCTGGGGACACGGCCTGTACACGCTGCAGCGGGCGGTGCGGACGCCCGATCACCTCATGATCAGGACCTACGACGACTTCGGATACCGGTTCGAACCGGTGGCCCTGTACGATATGGGAAACGACCCGTACCAGACGCGCAACCTGGCCGATGATGAGCCGGAGATCCTGCACAGGATGGATCACTACCTTTCCGAGTGGCTTCACGAACAGCGGGTCAAGCCCTACGCCATCCCCGATCCCATGGAGGTCGTGTGGCAGGAACGCCAAACTCCGTAA
- a CDS encoding (Fe-S)-binding protein, producing the protein MLSPYEKILFALLAAVSLYLVSVTFRRMIGTIMRGQGRLAWDGLRGRLWTGIKALAGQNNMIRDRPLVSLAHTGIAWGFILYMAVNLVDVLEGLVTGFVFLEDGAAGQVYRLLVDLMTLAALAGMAALLIRRFIVKSTDLAVAPNVKLHPRAAGGIRRDSLIVGFFILGHVGFRLVGASFDIALRGPDPWQPVAALAAGLWSGMEPSVLTFGLHASWWIAIGLVLAFLPWFPYSKHAHLFMGPFNLMTAPERTSPGTLDALDFEDETIEQFGAGRITDLDRTHLTDAFACIMCNRCQDACPAYATGKELSPAALEVNKRYHLRDHMNSLAAGGEDTEPMLGYTMSESALWACTACGACTEACPVGNEPMFDILAMRRNQVLMESAFPNELKGAFTGIERNGNPWQMAGDRMEWAESLDFKVPTVVENPDYDVLFWVGCAGAFDPGARETARAIATVLHRAGVDFAVLGNDESCTGDLARRSGNEYLFSIAAEGNIETLNAAGADQVGRKRIVTGCPHCLHTLGNEYDALGGRFEVLHHTQLIGELSKAGRLAMPGRDETRTTYHDPCYLGRHGGEYEAPRQALAAARPSLVEMARSRNRSFCCGAGGAQVWKEEEEGREAVSDHRFREARETGADTLAVGCPFCARMMNDANKRAGEPMRVRDIAEIVAESIQDERERTPGAQAP; encoded by the coding sequence ATGCTTTCCCCCTACGAAAAGATCCTCTTCGCCCTCCTTGCGGCCGTCTCGCTGTACCTGGTGTCCGTCACCTTCCGGCGCATGATCGGGACGATTATGCGGGGCCAGGGCCGCCTTGCGTGGGATGGTCTTCGAGGCCGGCTGTGGACCGGAATCAAGGCTCTGGCCGGCCAGAACAACATGATCCGCGACCGGCCGCTGGTTTCCCTCGCGCACACCGGGATTGCGTGGGGCTTCATCCTATACATGGCGGTCAACCTGGTGGACGTGCTGGAAGGCCTGGTAACCGGCTTCGTTTTTCTGGAAGACGGGGCCGCCGGTCAGGTCTACCGCCTGCTCGTCGATCTCATGACCCTGGCCGCGCTGGCGGGCATGGCCGCCCTGCTGATCCGCCGGTTCATCGTTAAATCCACGGACCTCGCCGTCGCGCCCAACGTCAAGTTGCACCCCCGTGCAGCCGGTGGCATCCGGCGGGATTCCCTGATCGTGGGGTTTTTCATCCTCGGCCACGTCGGCTTCCGGCTCGTGGGCGCATCCTTCGACATCGCCCTACGCGGACCGGACCCCTGGCAGCCGGTCGCGGCGCTGGCAGCCGGTCTCTGGTCGGGCATGGAACCTTCCGTGCTGACTTTCGGCCTGCACGCCAGCTGGTGGATCGCCATCGGGCTGGTGCTGGCCTTCCTGCCCTGGTTTCCCTATTCGAAACACGCCCACCTGTTCATGGGTCCCTTCAACCTGATGACCGCCCCTGAACGGACCAGTCCGGGCACGCTGGATGCCCTGGATTTCGAAGACGAGACCATCGAGCAGTTCGGCGCGGGCCGGATCACCGACCTGGACCGGACCCATCTCACCGACGCTTTCGCCTGCATCATGTGCAACCGGTGCCAGGACGCCTGTCCGGCCTATGCCACGGGCAAGGAATTGTCTCCCGCGGCCCTGGAGGTGAACAAGCGGTATCACCTTCGCGACCACATGAATTCCCTGGCTGCGGGCGGGGAAGACACGGAACCGATGCTGGGCTACACCATGAGCGAAAGCGCGCTCTGGGCCTGCACGGCCTGTGGCGCCTGCACGGAGGCCTGCCCCGTCGGCAACGAACCCATGTTCGATATCCTCGCCATGCGCCGGAACCAGGTGCTGATGGAGAGCGCGTTTCCGAATGAACTTAAAGGCGCCTTCACCGGTATCGAACGGAACGGCAATCCCTGGCAGATGGCGGGCGACCGGATGGAATGGGCCGAATCCCTGGACTTCAAGGTGCCGACCGTTGTGGAGAACCCGGACTACGACGTGCTGTTCTGGGTCGGCTGCGCCGGCGCCTTCGACCCCGGCGCCCGGGAAACGGCGCGGGCCATCGCCACGGTCCTGCACCGGGCGGGGGTGGACTTCGCCGTGCTGGGAAACGACGAATCCTGTACGGGAGATCTGGCGCGCCGGTCCGGAAACGAGTATCTTTTCAGTATAGCCGCCGAAGGGAACATCGAGACGTTGAACGCCGCGGGCGCCGACCAGGTCGGCCGGAAGCGCATCGTCACGGGTTGCCCCCACTGCCTGCATACCCTCGGGAACGAGTATGACGCGCTGGGGGGCCGTTTCGAGGTCCTGCACCACACGCAACTCATCGGCGAGTTGTCGAAGGCAGGCCGGCTCGCGATGCCGGGGCGCGACGAAACACGCACGACCTATCACGACCCGTGCTACCTGGGCCGCCACGGCGGTGAATACGAAGCGCCCCGACAGGCGCTGGCGGCAGCCCGGCCTTCCCTGGTGGAAATGGCCCGGAGCCGGAACCGGTCCTTCTGCTGCGGCGCGGGCGGCGCACAGGTATGGAAAGAAGAAGAGGAAGGCAGGGAAGCGGTCAGCGACCATCGCTTCCGGGAGGCCAGGGAAACCGGGGCCGACACCCTGGCCGTGGGCTGTCCCTTCTGCGCCAGGATGATGAACGACGCCAACAAGCGGGCCGGCGAACCCATGCGGGTCCGGGATATCGCCGAAATCGTGGCGGAATCCATTCAAGATGAGCGGGAGCGCACGCCGGGAGCACAAGCACCATGA